The following are from one region of the Roseobacter fucihabitans genome:
- a CDS encoding calcium-binding protein, with protein MAIITGTENDDQFANQLVGTNGNDEYLALGGDDFLIPSLGSDILNGGAGFDVAIYDASPLTNGIVINNTSLAIGSVLAFSVNKGSGQIDTLIDMENFHGTNFSDAIYVGGLGGTYTFDRAGNDFVRASQDPAATTGHTFVAGSGNDTYIGTVRDDDLVIYTDNGFDGAGPIFRGVDVNLATGTAVDGWGDIDSLTGIENVDGTALNDIIRGDGNNNFFIGLAGNDTLEGAGGDDGLLGGDGNDTLRGGDGNDNLRGGRGNDILDGGNEPAQFSGGDRASYSREHQDGGTQGIDASLITGTVIDTFGDTDTLINIEEIQGSIFNDLIVGAGGSDQLRGEGGNDTVTGNAGNDDLSGGSGNDTISGGAGDDFIEAGSGTDTISGGVGGFDELSYVFDTFFDGISTGVSVTFTNETDGTAIDFNGDTDSFTGIESVRGTNNADTFVGSIGTQSFRGFGGDDSFDGGAGDNDRIDYSRAHADLGAFQGVTVDMVAGTAIDAYGDNDTFVNIERIRGSDFADAITGNSDRNDLQGRDGDDVIDSFGGSNNYLEGGDGDDTLLARGQNDFVNGGNGDDTISLFENESGANPGFGSDTIAGAANGYFFLEYGGVSDSLTIDILLGTTVFSGGDIDAFTNIRNIGGGDGDDILLGDNSSEFQEFFSSRGNDTIDGRGGNRDRLIYDNRDETAVTVNFLTGTATGSFAGTDSFSNIESVRGTSGADTFIGGTQAYTEYQGLDGIDTYVGGTGQDRLSFTFDNNRGGTGAISVDLLAQTATDGFGNLETFTGIEQVIANDTNDTLFGDNNANILIGLGGDDFIDGRGGNNQIFGGDGNDTLRSSGASEIFGENGNDTIFAGLGTSETLDGGTGIDTLNTTLFNGSYVVDLATGLTNFAGELFTNFENITAGNGNDQLFGFEVDNIMIGGGGNDRILAFRGNDTIEGGLGDDTLNGGEGNDNISGGDGADLVFGQDGNDVISGGDGNDQLFGEAGNDNISGGLGDDTIGAADGSDTINAGGGNDTAFGGEGNDTVRGGTGNDRLFGSGGSDFIDGEDGNDELFGETGSDTLLGGAGDDDMNGGGGNDFMNGESGNDRMFGGSNEDTMFGGTGNDLLNGQTQDDDLFGQSGNDQLFGGDGFDLLDGGSGNDVLFGGNQGDTLVGGLGVDTLNGGSGFDTFDFNSVAESAFGSADTIAGFDGAGGFGGDIIDVSSIDANTGIAGNQAFTFLGAVSSAVGLGFGAGALWVQEFGGQTRLYANVNNDAIIDLEVRINDGAGTTAFDYTASDFFA; from the coding sequence ATGGCGATTATTACCGGAACTGAAAACGACGATCAGTTTGCAAATCAACTCGTCGGTACAAACGGCAATGATGAATACCTGGCTCTGGGCGGGGATGATTTTCTGATACCTTCGCTCGGGTCGGACATTTTGAACGGCGGCGCGGGGTTTGATGTTGCAATCTATGATGCGTCGCCGCTGACAAATGGCATTGTCATAAATAACACGTCACTTGCGATCGGGTCGGTTCTGGCGTTTTCAGTCAACAAAGGCTCCGGCCAGATTGATACGCTGATTGACATGGAAAATTTCCACGGCACCAATTTTTCTGATGCGATTTATGTTGGTGGACTGGGCGGCACATATACGTTTGATCGTGCCGGAAATGATTTTGTGCGGGCGTCCCAGGATCCTGCAGCAACGACTGGCCATACTTTTGTTGCAGGCAGTGGCAACGACACATACATCGGCACAGTTCGCGACGATGATCTTGTGATTTACACCGACAACGGTTTCGATGGTGCTGGTCCCATATTTCGCGGCGTGGACGTTAACCTGGCAACCGGGACGGCCGTGGATGGGTGGGGCGATATCGATTCATTGACCGGGATCGAAAATGTTGATGGCACCGCGCTGAACGACATCATTCGGGGCGACGGAAATAACAATTTTTTTATCGGTTTGGCCGGGAACGACACGCTTGAAGGGGCGGGCGGCGATGACGGGCTTTTAGGCGGAGATGGTAACGACACCCTTCGGGGTGGTGACGGCAATGACAACCTTCGGGGCGGGCGGGGCAATGATATCCTGGATGGCGGCAATGAGCCCGCGCAATTCAGCGGTGGCGACCGTGCCAGCTACAGCCGTGAACACCAGGACGGCGGCACGCAGGGTATTGATGCCAGCCTAATCACTGGCACCGTCATCGATACCTTTGGCGACACAGACACGCTGATCAATATCGAAGAGATTCAAGGCTCTATCTTTAATGATCTGATTGTGGGTGCCGGGGGGAGCGACCAATTGCGCGGTGAAGGCGGCAATGACACCGTGACAGGCAACGCCGGAAACGATGATCTCAGCGGCGGCAGTGGTAATGATACAATTAGTGGTGGGGCAGGTGACGATTTCATCGAGGCCGGGAGCGGCACCGACACGATCAGCGGTGGTGTCGGCGGTTTTGATGAGTTGTCCTATGTCTTTGATACATTTTTCGATGGTATTTCGACCGGCGTATCGGTGACGTTTACGAACGAAACCGACGGCACGGCGATTGATTTCAACGGAGACACCGACAGTTTCACAGGGATCGAAAGCGTTCGGGGCACGAATAATGCGGATACCTTTGTAGGCTCCATTGGCACGCAGTCTTTTCGGGGATTTGGCGGGGATGACAGTTTTGACGGCGGTGCCGGTGATAATGATCGCATCGACTACAGCCGGGCGCACGCTGATCTTGGTGCCTTTCAGGGCGTCACCGTCGATATGGTGGCTGGGACCGCGATTGATGCCTATGGCGACAATGATACCTTTGTGAACATCGAGCGCATTCGCGGCTCGGATTTCGCGGATGCCATAACGGGTAACAGTGATCGCAATGATTTGCAGGGTCGGGACGGTGATGATGTCATCGACAGTTTCGGTGGCAGCAATAATTATCTTGAGGGGGGCGATGGCGACGACACGCTTCTGGCCCGTGGGCAGAACGATTTTGTTAACGGCGGCAATGGGGATGACACCATCTCCCTATTCGAGAATGAAAGCGGGGCTAATCCGGGTTTTGGCTCTGACACCATCGCCGGGGCCGCGAACGGCTACTTCTTCCTTGAATATGGAGGCGTCAGTGACTCCTTAACAATCGACATTCTACTGGGCACGACGGTTTTCAGCGGCGGTGACATCGACGCCTTCACCAATATTCGAAACATCGGAGGCGGGGATGGGGATGATATACTGCTCGGAGACAACAGCAGTGAATTTCAGGAGTTCTTCTCCTCGCGCGGTAACGATACGATTGATGGGCGCGGCGGCAACAGAGACCGGCTTATCTATGACAATCGCGATGAGACGGCGGTCACCGTTAATTTCCTGACCGGCACGGCCACGGGAAGTTTTGCGGGCACCGATAGCTTCTCAAATATTGAGTCCGTACGCGGCACCAGCGGTGCGGATACCTTTATTGGTGGCACGCAGGCCTATACCGAATATCAGGGTCTCGATGGCATTGACACATATGTCGGTGGCACGGGGCAGGATCGCCTCAGCTTTACCTTTGATAACAACCGTGGCGGAACAGGTGCCATTTCTGTGGACCTATTGGCTCAGACCGCAACCGATGGTTTTGGCAATTTGGAGACCTTCACCGGGATTGAACAGGTCATTGCCAATGACACAAACGATACCCTTTTTGGTGATAATAACGCGAACATCCTGATTGGGCTGGGGGGTGATGATTTCATTGACGGGCGTGGTGGCAACAACCAGATTTTTGGCGGCGACGGTAATGATACGCTGAGGTCATCGGGGGCCTCGGAAATCTTTGGTGAAAACGGGAACGATACAATTTTCGCGGGCCTTGGGACCTCTGAAACACTTGACGGTGGGACTGGCATTGACACGCTGAACACGACTTTGTTCAACGGGAGCTATGTTGTTGATCTTGCGACGGGTTTGACCAATTTTGCGGGTGAGCTCTTTACCAACTTCGAGAACATCACCGCGGGCAACGGCAATGACCAGCTCTTCGGGTTCGAGGTCGATAACATCATGATCGGCGGCGGCGGTAACGACCGCATCCTTGCATTCCGCGGCAATGACACGATCGAGGGCGGTCTGGGTGATGACACGCTGAACGGCGGCGAGGGCAACGACAATATCTCCGGCGGTGACGGGGCGGATCTGGTCTTTGGCCAGGACGGCAACGACGTCATCTCGGGGGGTGACGGCAACGATCAGCTCTTTGGCGAGGCCGGTAACGACAATATTTCCGGCGGTCTGGGCGATGATACCATCGGTGCGGCCGACGGCAGCGACACCATCAACGCGGGGGGCGGCAATGACACGGCCTTTGGCGGCGAGGGCAATGATACCGTGCGCGGTGGGACGGGCAACGACCGGCTCTTTGGCAGCGGCGGGTCGGATTTCATCGACGGCGAGGACGGCAATGATGAGCTCTTCGGCGAGACCGGCAGCGACACGCTTCTGGGCGGTGCGGGCGATGACGACATGAACGGCGGCGGCGGCAACGACTTCATGAACGGCGAGTCCGGCAACGACCGGATGTTCGGCGGCTCGAATGAGGATACGATGTTCGGCGGCACCGGCAATGACCTGTTGAATGGCCAGACCCAGGACGACGACCTCTTTGGTCAATCGGGCAACGACCAGCTGTTCGGCGGTGACGGGTTCGATTTGCTGGACGGCGGCTCGGGCAATGACGTGTTGTTTGGCGGCAACCAGGGCGATACGCTGGTTGGGGGCCTGGGCGTGGATACGCTGAATGGCGGCAGCGGGTTTGACACCTTCGACTTCAATTCGGTGGCTGAATCGGCTTTCGGATCGGCGGATACCATCGCCGGGTTCGACGGTGCTGGCGGCTTTGGCGGCGATATCATCGACGTCTCGAGCATCGATGCCAACACGGGGATTGCGGGCAATCAGGCCTTCACCTTCCTGGGGGCTGTCTCAAGCGCTGTGGGCCTCGGTTTTGGTGCCGGTGCGCTTTGGGTGCAGGAGTTTGGCGGTCAGACGCGGCTTTATGCCAACGTCAACAACGACGCCATCATCGATCTTGAGGTGCGCATCAATGACGGTGCAGGCACCACGGCCTTTGATTACACGGCCAGCGACTTTTTTGCCTGA
- a CDS encoding helix-turn-helix transcriptional regulator gives MSNAIMTAALDGSSWDGVADALAAAVPGVRTHLFGHDTEDSAFLGMVSSGYAPEYLASFSDHYGNLNAWAPAFASMPVGTIADSREMCPEEKLIQTEFYNDWVLPQEDIVFGGGAVVAKTPTASFLIGGNIRRRDEDRLVKPWLDLVRQITPQLRSAWKINRELTDMRIAARIGCGAGLPTIILQMDGRLVMINDAAETMITSQPEVFEFCHGKFSFTHPKAQASLSRALSRDVSSLPRMQFEFTISPQLSCKSFRVLPRSDLIWPTLLGPRYDNPCIALIFTNNTRSATKAQRLVNTFGLTTAEVSVVLFLADGMSPRDIAERRSVSLSTVRNQIKSAAQKCNVSRQVEIAKVVALT, from the coding sequence GTGTCAAATGCGATCATGACGGCGGCTTTGGATGGGTCGTCCTGGGATGGTGTCGCCGATGCGCTGGCCGCCGCGGTGCCGGGTGTTCGAACACATCTTTTTGGACATGACACGGAAGACAGCGCTTTTCTGGGAATGGTTTCCTCGGGCTATGCGCCCGAGTACCTTGCCTCATTTAGTGATCATTATGGTAATCTGAATGCCTGGGCCCCGGCCTTTGCATCCATGCCCGTGGGCACAATTGCGGACAGCAGAGAGATGTGCCCGGAAGAAAAACTCATACAGACCGAATTCTATAACGACTGGGTTTTGCCGCAAGAGGATATCGTATTCGGAGGCGGGGCTGTTGTGGCAAAAACCCCCACGGCCTCCTTCCTGATCGGTGGGAATATACGGCGCAGGGACGAAGACAGGCTTGTCAAACCCTGGCTCGACCTGGTGCGTCAAATCACCCCGCAATTGCGGAGCGCATGGAAGATCAACCGTGAGCTTACAGATATGCGGATCGCCGCGCGGATCGGTTGCGGTGCCGGGCTGCCCACCATCATCTTGCAAATGGATGGCCGGTTGGTGATGATCAATGATGCCGCAGAAACAATGATCACATCGCAGCCGGAGGTTTTTGAATTCTGCCATGGGAAGTTCTCTTTCACACATCCGAAAGCGCAGGCCTCTCTCAGCAGAGCCTTGTCCAGGGATGTTTCGTCATTGCCGAGAATGCAATTTGAGTTCACCATAAGCCCGCAATTGAGCTGCAAATCATTTCGGGTTTTACCAAGGTCAGATCTGATTTGGCCCACGCTGCTGGGTCCACGCTACGACAACCCCTGTATTGCGTTGATCTTCACAAACAACACGCGCAGCGCGACAAAAGCACAACGACTTGTAAATACCTTCGGGCTCACGACTGCCGAGGTTTCGGTCGTCCTTTTTCTGGCCGATGGAATGTCCCCACGGGACATCGCCGAGAGGCGCTCTGTCAGCCTGAGCACAGTGCGGAACCAAATCAAATCTGCGGCGCAAAAATGCAATGTCAGCCGCCAGGTCGAAATCGCCAAAGTCGTCGCATTAACGTGA
- a CDS encoding LysR substrate-binding domain-containing protein produces MRPTLRQLQYFVAVADYNAFGAAAHALAVSQPSLSKQLAIMEEELGSALFERTSRRVTLTPLGRLLLDRARVILKEMREFRAIAKGSIGLFGDRLSIGVLPSIGAYFMPIANRRLHQLFPDLRLVVQEGATVQLLELLHAGKVDAVIGTPHGAPELQSIPLFAETLWICAASDDPLSRETTPVTTADLKGRPLLALSPEFKLADVVERLAAEAGAYVSHDYQGGSLDAVRQMAVMGAGVAVLPSLYALAEAVRDPEFVVRRIDHPLAVHEIALHWRRASPLRADFEQLAAQLIEVKQEIRQARAEQFGS; encoded by the coding sequence ATGCGCCCGACACTTCGCCAGCTACAGTATTTTGTCGCCGTCGCGGATTACAACGCGTTTGGCGCGGCGGCGCATGCGCTTGCGGTCAGCCAGCCGAGCCTTTCCAAGCAACTTGCAATTATGGAGGAAGAGCTTGGGTCGGCGCTTTTTGAGCGCACATCACGGCGGGTGACGCTGACGCCGCTGGGGCGGTTGCTGTTGGACCGGGCGCGGGTGATCTTGAAGGAAATGCGTGAGTTCAGGGCGATCGCAAAAGGGTCGATCGGGCTTTTTGGTGACAGGCTTTCCATTGGTGTTCTGCCATCAATTGGCGCGTATTTCATGCCGATTGCCAATCGCCGACTGCACCAGCTTTTTCCCGACCTGCGTCTTGTCGTTCAGGAGGGGGCAACGGTACAATTGCTTGAACTGTTACATGCGGGAAAGGTCGATGCCGTCATCGGAACCCCCCACGGGGCTCCCGAACTTCAAAGCATCCCGCTTTTTGCCGAGACCCTGTGGATTTGTGCCGCAAGCGACGATCCATTGTCACGCGAGACAACCCCGGTCACGACCGCAGATCTGAAGGGGCGACCGCTGTTGGCGCTGAGCCCGGAATTCAAGCTGGCTGATGTTGTGGAGCGACTGGCTGCTGAGGCCGGTGCCTATGTCAGTCACGATTATCAGGGTGGCAGTCTGGATGCGGTGCGGCAGATGGCAGTGATGGGCGCAGGTGTTGCCGTGCTCCCGTCTCTTTACGCCCTGGCTGAAGCCGTGCGCGATCCAGAGTTCGTTGTGCGCCGGATCGATCATCCTCTGGCGGTCCATGAAATCGCATTGCATTGGAGGCGTGCATCACCGCTGCGTGCTGATTTTGAGCAGCTCGCAGCGCAACTGATTGAGGTGAAGCAGGAGATCAGGCAAGCGCGGGCTGAACAGTTTGGAAGCTGA
- a CDS encoding phosphoribosyl-AMP cyclohydrolase — MKMTPMLTAALVLTCAAATAQAGSTSAAQGLTLPEVTELKRAWGDGIVNIGAVHTQGGDYRQAAKDHILNFYAYGERPVLFKPTLASVDQFRGTFDEAMSYFVGGDLAEDSGFAIAPYTDVRWESEGSVISGDTAMTMGNYFFMQADGNEVKVEYTFGIEKLDNGETKIVLHHSSLPFVPG; from the coding sequence ATGAAAATGACCCCTATGCTTACCGCCGCTCTAGTTCTCACTTGTGCCGCAGCTACCGCACAGGCAGGATCGACCAGCGCAGCCCAAGGCCTGACCCTTCCCGAGGTCACCGAGCTGAAGCGCGCTTGGGGTGATGGCATTGTCAACATCGGTGCCGTTCACACCCAGGGTGGCGATTACCGCCAGGCCGCCAAGGATCACATCCTGAACTTCTATGCATACGGCGAGCGTCCGGTGCTTTTTAAGCCAACGCTGGCCAGCGTCGATCAATTTCGGGGCACATTTGACGAGGCCATGTCCTACTTCGTCGGCGGCGATTTAGCCGAAGACAGTGGTTTTGCCATCGCGCCTTACACGGATGTGCGGTGGGAAAGCGAAGGATCTGTGATCAGTGGAGACACCGCAATGACGATGGGGAACTACTTTTTCATGCAGGCGGACGGCAATGAGGTTAAGGTTGAATATACCTTCGGGATCGAGAAACTAGACAATGGTGAGACGAAGATCGTCCTGCACCATTCATCCCTCCCCTTTGTGCCAGGTTAA
- a CDS encoding recombinase family protein has translation MLIGYARVSMTGQNLEAQIEPLQAKGCDKIFQEKLTGFDRRRPQLEKMLSALHPNDMLIVTSLDRLARSTHDLFVINRKVEVAEATFRSLREPWADTTSSMGKF, from the coding sequence ATGCTGATCGGCTATGCGCGCGTTTCCATGACAGGACAGAACCTTGAAGCACAAATAGAGCCCCTTCAGGCCAAGGGCTGTGACAAGATATTCCAGGAGAAACTGACTGGGTTTGATCGCCGCCGCCCGCAACTGGAAAAAATGCTGAGCGCCCTTCACCCAAATGATATGCTCATCGTCACCAGCCTTGACCGGTTGGCGCGATCTACGCATGATCTCTTTGTGATAAACCGAAAAGTGGAAGTCGCAGAGGCAACGTTCCGATCACTCCGAGAGCCCTGGGCGGACACTACAAGTTCGATGGGAAAGTTCTGA
- a CDS encoding Tn3 family transposase has product MFAALLELGKAARTIFLCQYLSDKGLRREINSGLNVIERWNGVNDFIFYGNGNELVSNRRDDQEIPVLSWHLLQASMVYVNTLMIQDVLADQVWRTKMTARDMAALNPLPYSHINPYGVFDLDMTTRLPLNDILVAA; this is encoded by the coding sequence GTGTTTGCGGCTCTTTTGGAACTCGGCAAAGCAGCCAGGACGATCTTCCTGTGCCAATACCTCAGTGACAAAGGTTTGCGCCGCGAGATCAATTCTGGCCTAAACGTGATTGAACGCTGGAACGGGGTGAACGACTTCATCTTCTACGGCAACGGTAATGAGCTGGTGTCCAACCGGCGCGACGACCAGGAGATCCCGGTTCTGTCATGGCATCTATTGCAGGCCAGCATGGTCTATGTGAACACACTCATGATCCAGGATGTCCTCGCGGATCAGGTGTGGCGCACGAAAATGACCGCCCGCGATATGGCGGCACTGAACCCGCTGCCATACAGCCATATCAACCCATACGGTGTCTTTGACCTCGATATGACCACGCGCCTGCCCCTGAACGATATACTGGTGGCGGCATGA
- a CDS encoding Tn3 family transposase has product MITDTSRKPQHFSLDEVPLDGVVRPKGRDIVIEPGPGGQPRLNRLDYEIYVLQSLGERLRTKAVWIEGATRCCNPDQDLPQDFDDRKEQYFQDIGQPLEADLFVERLKGDLITALDVFDRDLPSNKDVVLKSRSGKTRISLKPPEAQDDLAMLDALKEELTRRWPMTRLLDVLGEVDLRIGLTKSFPTAGARQTLSGDEVSRRLLLALHGIGTTIGLKAVAAGPYNVTYKELLYIRQRFIHKNALRAATRAIADATNRIRATDIRGDGSSSYASDSTQFASWDQNLMTELHQRYGGRGVMIYWHVDAKATCIHSQLKQVSSSEVASMIEGVLHHGTDLEIDRQFVDTHSQSVVGFAFCYLPGFELMPRFKGIARQKLVRALPKPERTHPNPDPLFAPKPINWDLITRHYDAMIKLAAALKQRTAEQEAILRRFIRGQPAKVTRCLRLFWNSAKQPGRSSCANTSVTKVCAARSILA; this is encoded by the coding sequence TTGATCACAGACACAAGCAGGAAACCGCAACACTTTTCTCTCGATGAGGTGCCGCTGGACGGTGTTGTCAGACCCAAGGGGCGAGATATTGTCATTGAACCCGGACCCGGCGGGCAACCCCGCCTCAACCGCCTCGACTATGAGATTTATGTCCTTCAAAGCCTGGGGGAGCGTCTGCGCACCAAGGCAGTATGGATTGAAGGCGCGACCAGGTGCTGCAATCCGGATCAGGATTTGCCACAGGATTTTGACGATAGAAAAGAGCAGTATTTCCAGGATATTGGACAGCCATTGGAAGCGGATCTTTTCGTCGAACGCCTCAAGGGTGATCTCATCACCGCCCTGGACGTTTTCGACCGCGATCTGCCCTCCAACAAAGACGTGGTGCTGAAATCGCGGAGCGGCAAAACCCGGATATCGCTCAAACCACCGGAGGCTCAGGATGATCTGGCCATGCTGGATGCACTGAAGGAGGAATTGACCCGCCGATGGCCCATGACCCGCCTGTTGGATGTGCTCGGGGAAGTCGATCTGCGCATCGGCCTCACCAAATCCTTCCCCACGGCAGGCGCGCGACAAACCCTGTCCGGTGATGAGGTATCCCGCAGGCTTCTACTGGCGCTCCATGGGATCGGTACCACTATCGGGCTAAAGGCTGTCGCGGCCGGACCGTATAATGTGACCTACAAAGAGCTGCTCTATATTCGGCAACGGTTCATACACAAAAATGCATTGCGCGCCGCAACCCGTGCCATTGCCGATGCCACGAACCGCATTCGCGCCACAGACATCCGGGGCGATGGCAGCAGCAGTTATGCGTCAGATTCTACCCAATTTGCATCCTGGGATCAGAACCTGATGACCGAGTTGCATCAGCGTTATGGCGGGCGGGGTGTCATGATCTACTGGCACGTCGATGCGAAGGCGACCTGCATCCATTCGCAGCTGAAACAGGTATCTTCCTCAGAAGTGGCGTCGATGATCGAGGGCGTTTTACATCACGGTACCGATTTGGAGATTGATCGCCAGTTTGTTGACACCCACAGCCAGAGCGTTGTCGGCTTTGCCTTTTGTTATTTGCCGGGGTTTGAGCTCATGCCCCGGTTTAAAGGAATAGCACGTCAAAAGCTGGTGCGGGCTCTTCCAAAACCCGAACGCACCCATCCAAATCCTGATCCGCTGTTTGCACCCAAGCCGATCAATTGGGACCTGATCACTCGGCACTATGATGCAATGATCAAACTGGCGGCGGCCCTGAAACAACGCACCGCGGAACAAGAGGCCATTCTACGCCGTTTCATCCGCGGCCAACCGGCCAAAGTCACCCGGTGTTTGCGGCTCTTTTGGAACTCGGCAAAGCAGCCAGGACGATCTTCCTGTGCCAATACCTCAGTGACAAAGGTTTGCGCCGCGAGATCAATTCTGGCCTAA
- the tnpA gene encoding IS200/IS605 family transposase, which produces MQYSTGKHCVYYHRYHLVWSTKYRFKVLCGLLRLRVRDICRQVCAQSGVEIIKGVLSSDHVHMFVSVPPKLAISDLVRLMKGRSSHKIQQALPAHSSGDPQDAHLSVKQSELAPASGCP; this is translated from the coding sequence ATGCAATACTCGACCGGCAAACATTGCGTTTACTATCACAGATATCACCTGGTCTGGTCGACGAAATACCGGTTCAAGGTACTGTGCGGCCTGTTGCGCTTGCGGGTCCGTGATATCTGCCGCCAGGTTTGTGCGCAGAGCGGCGTCGAGATCATCAAGGGCGTTTTGTCGAGCGATCACGTTCATATGTTCGTGTCGGTCCCACCGAAACTGGCAATCAGTGATCTGGTACGGCTGATGAAGGGCAGGTCGTCCCACAAAATACAGCAAGCATTACCGGCGCATTCTTCCGGTGATCCTCAAGACGCTCACCTTTCGGTCAAACAATCAGAGCTGGCGCCCGCTTCTGGATGCCCTTGA
- the rpsD gene encoding 30S ribosomal protein S4: MTKRTSAKHKIDRRMGENIWGRPKSPVNRREYGPGQHGQRRKGKISDFGIQLRAKQKLKGYYGDLTEKQFRRIYAEAERVKGDTGENLIGLLERRLDAVVYRSKFVATVFAARQFVNHGHVKVNGKKVNIPSYRVQEGDVIEVRDRSKQIAVLLEATQLAERDVPDYIEADHSKMTAKFVRTPALGDVPYPVMMEPNLVVEFYAKN, from the coding sequence GTGACAAAACGCACGTCTGCCAAACATAAAATCGACCGCCGCATGGGCGAAAACATCTGGGGCCGTCCGAAATCCCCGGTCAACCGTCGCGAATATGGCCCCGGCCAGCACGGTCAGCGCCGCAAGGGCAAGATTTCCGACTTCGGCATCCAGCTGCGCGCCAAACAGAAGCTCAAGGGTTATTACGGCGATCTGACAGAAAAGCAGTTCCGCCGCATTTACGCCGAAGCCGAGCGTGTCAAAGGCGATACCGGTGAGAACCTGATCGGCCTGCTGGAGCGTCGCCTCGACGCTGTGGTGTACCGCTCAAAATTCGTGGCGACCGTGTTTGCAGCGCGTCAATTCGTGAACCACGGCCATGTGAAGGTGAACGGCAAGAAGGTCAATATTCCCTCATACCGTGTCCAGGAAGGCGACGTGATCGAAGTGCGCGACCGCTCCAAACAAATTGCTGTGCTGCTCGAAGCCACGCAATTAGCCGAACGCGATGTACCTGATTACATCGAGGCGGATCATTCCAAGATGACGGCGAAATTCGTGCGTACACCGGCGCTTGGCGATGTGCCCTATCCGGTCATGATGGAACCAAACCTCGTCGTGGAATTCTACGCGAAAAACTAA
- a CDS encoding SIS domain-containing protein has protein sequence MAFENFADVPSRPSSIIDQMSQVTADDIVVAITSAHHASEVVSACEIARNNGARILALPYSHASPIVIGAWKVLRLPMAGPHFILSLNSALLAVEILLVGMAARSNEAAEEVSAFENRVRQFGGYVGSSGSLRERPD, from the coding sequence ATGGCGTTTGAGAACTTTGCCGATGTTCCGTCGCGGCCTAGCAGTATCATTGATCAGATGTCTCAGGTCACTGCCGATGACATCGTCGTTGCGATCACCTCTGCCCATCACGCCTCGGAAGTCGTCTCGGCCTGTGAAATTGCCCGCAACAACGGCGCAAGAATTCTTGCGCTCCCCTACAGCCACGCCTCTCCGATCGTTATCGGGGCGTGGAAGGTGCTGCGTCTGCCGATGGCCGGACCACATTTCATTTTATCGCTCAATTCCGCATTGCTGGCGGTCGAAATACTGCTGGTTGGGATGGCTGCCCGCTCAAATGAAGCGGCTGAGGAAGTCTCGGCCTTTGAGAACCGCGTGCGGCAGTTTGGGGGGTATGTTGGGTCGTCCGGATCGCTGCGAGAGCGACCCGATTAA